One genomic window of Quercus robur chromosome 6, dhQueRobu3.1, whole genome shotgun sequence includes the following:
- the LOC126689860 gene encoding uncharacterized acetyltransferase At3g50280-like, giving the protein MAGIRLISTSTVKAASHKPEHPTQRIELTPWDLQLLLVDPIQKGLLFHNPKTSQAKEAESESGSEITLLVHHLRTTLSRTLDFFTPFAGRLATIENKDNNTISYFIDCNNAGAQFVHAVANGVSVADILEPVYVPLQLVNSFFPLNGVRNYEGISKPLLGVQITELVDGIFIGCTINHTVVDGTSFWHFFNSWSEISRGFDQISKPPVLQRFFLDGIDCPIKIPYGKKLSDSDSLITPPTLKERVFHFTKENVARLKAKANSEIGTNRISSLQALLAHFWRSVIRSQNLDPNQRVLYRLLIGARPRLHPPLPDEYLGNAVQAGTVAIKAGDLLKRGLGFAAWEMNKMVATHTEEKLRSFLESWVEKPEILTESSMASTALVTSSSPRFNVYGNDFGWGRPVAVRSGGGNKTHGKITVFPGVAHGSIDIEACLSPEILKAIGNDSEFIDV; this is encoded by the coding sequence ATGGCAGGCATTCGACTCATCTCAACGAGTACTGTCAAAGCCGCGAGTCACAAGCCGGAGCACCCAACTCAGAGAATTGAGTTAACTCCATGGGATCTCCAGCTCCTTCTAGTAGACCCCATCCAAAAAGGACTCCTTTTCCACAACCCCAAAACCTCACAAGCCAAAGAGGCAGAGTCAGAGTCAGGATCAGAAATCACTCTCTTAGTCCATCACCTTAGAACCACCTTATCTCGCACGTTAGACTTCTTCACACCCTTTGCTGGTCGCCTTGCCACCATTGAAAACAAGGATAACAACACCATATCCTATTTCATTGACTGCAACAACGCTGGAGCACAGTTTGTGCACGCTGTAGCCAATGGTGTTAGCGTTGCTGACATCCTTGAGCCTGTTTACGTTCCCCTACAACTTGTCAACTCGTTTTTCCCACTCAATGGTGTGCGCAACTATGAAGGCATTTCTAAGCCCTTGCTTGGAGTGCAAATCACTGAGCTTGTTGATGGCATCTTCATCGGGTGCACCATTAACCACACAGTTGTTGATGGCACGTCGTTTTGGCATTTTTTCAACTCTTGGTCTGAAATCTCTCGGGGTTTTGATCAAATATCCAAACCTCCGGTCCTTCAACGTTTTTTCCTTGATGGGATTGATTGTCCAATCAAAATTCCTTACGGGAAAAAACTCTCTGATAGTGACAGTTTGATCACTCCCCCAACATTGAAAGAAAGAGTTTTCCATTTCACAAAAGAAAACGTTGCAAGATTGAAAGCAAAGGCCAATTCAGAGATTGGCACCAACCGGATATCCTCTCTACAAGCACTCTTAGCTCATTTCTGGCGGTCTGTAATTCGTAGCCAAAATCTTGACCCAAATCAACGAGTCCTTTACCGGTTGCTAATAGGAGCTAGACCAAGATTGCACCCACCATTGCCTGACGAATACCTTGGAAATGCAGTGCAGGCAGGGACTGTGGCAATCAAAGCAGGTGATCTACTCAAACGTGGACTTGGCTTTGCAGCTTGGGAAATGAACAAGATGGTTGCTACGCACACAGAAGAGAAACTTAGGAGCTTTTTGGAGTCATGGGTAGAAAAGCCTGAGATACTCACAGAGAGTAGCATGGCCAGCACTGCTTTGGTTACGAGCAGCTCGCCGAGGTTCAATGTGTATGGCAACGACTTTGGATGGGGAAGACCAGTAGCTGTGCGAAGCGGTGGTGGGAACAAAACTCATGGAAAGATCACAGTTTTTCCTGGGGTGGCACATGGTAGCATTGACATTGAAGCTTGTCTTTCGCCGGAGATATTGAAGGCTATAGGAAATGATTCAGAGTTCATCGATGTTTAA